One Falco peregrinus isolate bFalPer1 chromosome 6, bFalPer1.pri, whole genome shotgun sequence DNA segment encodes these proteins:
- the RIC8B gene encoding synembryn-B produces MELGAVLEAVEGRGSAEAVERVLARYNEENRTIFRFDPEDEDKRKKLCEGILNILEKDTKTSCQVACLEALRILSRDKKVLVPVTTKRNMQILMRLAKLDSVEDPLERVSEFPVIVEALKCLCNIIFNSAVAQKLSLELNLAAMLCSLLEKCKDQQFVDDIKCFDLRLLFLLSLLHTDIRSQLRRELQGVQVLTRALESSLSVRWMEEYKAAEDRGRPPLSLQETDCAIEALKALFNVTLDSWNVHSENESHQFRYMAAILRHCLLTTGPTEDKTEELHSNAINLLSNVPVSCLDVLTNSSSQEETDIKYNGMNMGAIQILLDFMEKRIDKGSSYREGLTPVLSLLTECCRTHRNIRKFIKAQVLPPLRDVSNRPEVGTTVRNKLVRLMTHVDLGVKQIAAEFLFVLCKERVDSLLKYTGYGNAAGLLAARGLLAGGRGDHWYSDDEDTDTEEYKSAKPNINLITGHLEEPMPNPMDEMTEEQKEYEAMKLVNMFDKLSRDELIKPMGVRPDGTMAPLEEAVSQYHTNKQDSSDSD; encoded by the exons AAACTGTGTGAAGGAATTCTAAACATCCTTGAAAAGGACACAAAAACTTCATGTCAAGTTGCCTGCCTGGAGGCCCTCCGGATTCTCTCTAGGGACAAGAAGGTTTTAGTGCCTGTAACCACGAAGAGGAACATGCAGATCCTTATGAGGCTAGCAAAGCTGGACAGTGTGGAAGATCCTTTGGAGAGAGTGTCTGAATTTCCTGTTATAGTAGAAGCTTTAAAATGCCTCTgtaacataatttttaatagtgCTGTTGCACAGAAGCTCAGTTTGGAACTGAATCTTGCAGCTATGCTCTGTAGTCTTCTGGAGAAATGCAAGGACCAACAGTTTGTTGATGACATTAAATGCTTTGATTTGcgtctcctcttcctcttgtCGCTTCTGCACACGGATATTAGATCACAGTTGCGTCGGGAACTACAAGGTGTGCAAGTTTTGACTCGGGCTTTGGAAAGCTCCCTCAGTGTAAGATGGATGGAAGAATATAAAGCAGCAGAAGATCGTGGCAGGCCTCCTCTATCTTTGCAAGAGACAGATTGTGCCATTGAGGCGCTAAAGGCTCTTTTTAATGTAACGCTTGACAGTTGGAATGTCCACAGCGAG aatGAATCTCATCAATTTCGTTACATGGCTGCCATCCTTCGACACTGCTTATTAACCACGGGCCCTACTGAAGACAAAACTGAAGAGTTGCACAG cAATGCAATCAACCTCTTAAGCAACGTTCCTGTTTCCTGCTTGGATGTTCTTACTAATTCATCATCCCAAGAGGAAACAGATATAAAATACAATGGTATGAATATGGGAGCAATTCAAATTTTACTGGATTTCATGGAGAAGAGAATAGACAAG ggaAGCAGCTATAGAGAAGGTCTGACTCCAGTTCTCAGTTTATTAACTGAATGCTGCCGAACTCATAGGAATATCAGGAAGTTTATCAAAGCTCAA GTATTGCCTCCACTAAGAGATGTATCAAATCGTCCAGAAGTTGGCACAACAGTGAGAAACAAGCTTGTACGCCTTATGACACATGTTGACCTTGGAGTAAAGCAAATTGCAGCAGaattcctttttgttctttgtaaaGAGAGAg TTGACAGCTTGTTAAAATATACAGGCTATGGTAATGCAGCAGGACTGCTGGCAGCAAGGGGCTTGttagcaggaggaagaggagatcATTGGTACTCGGATGATGAAGATACAGATACAGAAGAATACAAATCTGCAAAGCCAAA CATTAACCTTATCACTGGTCACTTAGAAGAACCAATGCCCAATCCGATGGATGAAatgacagaagaacagaaagaatacGAAGCTATGAAGCTTGTCAACATGTTTGATAAACTTTCCAG AGATGAGCTTATAAAACCAATGGGAGTGCGGCCGGATGGTACAATGGCTCCTTTGGAAGAAGCAGTCAGCCAGTACCATACCAACAAGCAAGACAGTTCAGATTCAGACTAA